From a region of the Candidatus Aminicenantes bacterium genome:
- a CDS encoding ABC transporter ATP-binding protein gives MIEISDVSKSYNRGEVRAVDHLDLTVPPGEIFGFLGPNGAGKTTTIKMMVGLLKADSGAIRINGLDTRTHALDCKAQISYVPENPATYDRLSGREYLEFMGDVYGVSRERRREIVTRWLEIFGLEKALNSQIRTYSHGMRQKIILLGALLPDTRVFILDEPMVGLDPRSAHHLKEIMRNHCDTGGTLFFSTHVMEVAERICDRIGIIHEGRLVACGSMEELRRKSRDSASLENIFLELTES, from the coding sequence ATGATCGAAATTTCGGACGTATCGAAAAGTTACAATCGCGGCGAGGTCCGCGCGGTGGACCATTTAGACCTCACCGTGCCCCCCGGAGAGATTTTCGGTTTCCTGGGGCCCAACGGCGCCGGAAAAACCACGACCATCAAGATGATGGTCGGACTCCTGAAAGCAGACAGCGGAGCCATCCGCATCAACGGGCTGGACACCCGCACCCATGCCCTGGATTGCAAGGCCCAGATCTCATACGTGCCCGAAAACCCGGCAACCTACGACCGCTTGTCGGGGCGGGAATACCTGGAGTTCATGGGGGATGTGTACGGGGTATCCCGGGAACGCCGGCGGGAAATCGTGACGCGCTGGCTGGAGATATTCGGCCTGGAGAAAGCCCTGAATTCACAAATCCGCACTTATTCGCACGGCATGCGCCAGAAAATCATTCTTCTCGGCGCCCTGCTGCCGGATACGCGGGTATTCATCCTGGACGAACCCATGGTGGGACTGGACCCCCGCTCCGCCCACCACCTGAAAGAGATCATGCGCAACCATTGCGATACCGGCGGAACACTCTTTTTCTCCACCCACGTCATGGAAGTGGCCGAACGCATTTGTGACCGCATCGGTATTATCCACGAGGGGCGCCTGGTTGCCTGCGGCAGCATGGAAGAATTGCGCCGCAAATCCCGCGACTCGGCCTCCCTGGAAAACATCTTCCTGGAGTTGACCGAATCATGA
- a CDS encoding DUF3810 domain-containing protein: MAVSRQLRRPLGWIAFGLGMIALRVVMHWVPAFAEDMYGRGIFPLIRLGLDNTLGLLPFPAVYLLIALLFFRMIRRLRFHERDFYSRLQRLGTMVLSLVAFFLAAAGLFLFLWGFNYARIPLRHQLALSLEPLEGSVLVGELEQAAAGLNLWAQRTLPGPGDDLEGRVRAAMAGTLESMDWPAVGRPRARTFYPGVLLKAFGVSGIYNPFTGAATLAAGLPPVTRPFLMAHELAHAWGITDEGEANLAAFLACTRSADAEMAYSAHLAWWQYLAGPVSRSNTDAFSRISAQLVPRVQGDLAAIRAHWRQYSGRLMRAARQVNNMYLRSQGLAAGVLSYESFPALLRSWRRAGAAGR, translated from the coding sequence ATGGCGGTATCACGGCAATTACGGCGGCCCCTGGGGTGGATCGCCTTCGGCCTGGGCATGATCGCCCTGCGCGTGGTGATGCACTGGGTCCCGGCTTTTGCCGAAGACATGTACGGTCGCGGAATTTTTCCCCTGATCCGACTGGGCTTGGACAATACTCTGGGTCTGTTGCCGTTTCCGGCGGTTTACCTGTTAATCGCGCTGCTCTTTTTCCGGATGATTCGCCGTCTCCGGTTTCACGAAAGAGATTTTTATTCCCGTCTTCAGCGCCTGGGTACCATGGTTCTTTCCCTGGTGGCGTTTTTCCTGGCCGCCGCCGGGCTGTTTCTTTTTTTGTGGGGGTTTAACTACGCCCGCATCCCCCTGCGTCACCAGTTGGCTTTATCCCTGGAACCCCTGGAAGGAAGTGTACTGGTCGGGGAGTTGGAACAGGCGGCAGCCGGGCTGAACCTGTGGGCTCAACGTACCCTCCCTGGTCCTGGAGATGACCTGGAAGGGCGCGTGCGTGCCGCCATGGCGGGAACGCTTGAGTCCATGGACTGGCCGGCTGTCGGGCGTCCACGGGCGCGCACATTCTATCCCGGGGTGTTGCTCAAGGCATTCGGTGTGTCGGGAATCTACAACCCCTTTACCGGCGCTGCCACGCTGGCGGCCGGTCTGCCGCCGGTGACCCGCCCGTTCCTGATGGCGCACGAACTGGCCCATGCCTGGGGTATTACCGATGAAGGTGAAGCCAACCTGGCGGCATTCCTGGCATGCACCCGAAGCGCTGATGCGGAAATGGCCTATTCCGCCCACCTGGCATGGTGGCAATACCTGGCCGGCCCGGTTTCCAGGTCAAACACCGATGCTTTTTCGCGTATTTCCGCCCAACTGGTGCCCCGGGTGCAAGGGGACCTGGCGGCCATCCGGGCGCACTGGCGGCAGTACAGCGGCCGATTGATGAGGGCGGCGCGACAAGTGAACAACATGTATCTGCGCAGCCAGGGGCTGGCCGCGGGAGTACTCAGTTATGAATCATTCCCCGCCCTGCTGCGTTCCTGGCGCCGTGCCGGCGCGGCCGGGCGTTGA